GAGAAGAGGATAAACTCGAATGTTTGCAAACATCACTCGAGTGCCATCTTCCAGTTCTTCCGGTTGCCAGTTATGAATTAAAGATACTAAAGCTGATTCTTGCGCTAATATACTAGCCATTACAGCTCTCGGACTAGACTTTCGACTAAGCGCATCAGCCTACGACATTGGCTTTACCCGGATGATACTCGATATTAACTTTGTAGTCTTCGATTAATTCTAACCATCGCCTCTGCCTTAGATTAAGTTCCTTCTGAGAAAATAGATACTGAAGGCTTTTATGGTCGGTCATAACCTCAAATTGAGCACCATACAGATAATGCCTCCAAGTCTTCAAAGCGAAAACGATAGCGGCTAACTCCAAATCATGAGTAGGATAGTTCTTCTCGGCAGGTTTCAACTGCCTCGAAGCATAAGCGATAACTCTTCCATTCTGCATCAATACGCATCCTAAACCACGAAGTGAAGCGTCGCTATAAATCATGAATCCTTCGTTACCCTCCGGAAGTGCAAGAATAGGCGTCGAAGTAAGCCTATCCTTTAACTCCTGGAAACTGCTCTCGCAAGCCTCGTCCCATACGAATTTAACATCTTTCTACGTGAGACGAGTTAAAGGCTTAGCGATCTTAGAGAACCCCTCGACAAATCTCCTGTAATAACCAGCTAACCCTAAGAAGCTGCGAATATCTGTCACGGTTGTCGGTCTCTCCCATTCTCGATCGCTTGAATCTTAGAAGGATCAACTGCAATACCCGTTGCTGAAATCACATGGCCTAGAAATGCCACGCTCTTCAACCAGAACTCGCATTTGCTAAGCTTAGCATAAAGTCGTTGCTCACGGAGAACTCCGAGAACGGTCGCGAGGTGTTCTTCGTGTTCGCTATCCGAGCGAGAATACACGAGAATATCATCAATGAACACTACCACAAATCGATCTAAGTAGGGTTGGAACACCCTATTCATCAATGCCATAAAAACTGTCGGTGCGTTCGTCAAACCAAACGGCATTACAATGAACTCAAAATGGCCATAACGAGTGCGAAATGCAGTCTTCATTACATCTGCATCTTTTACTCGTATCCGATGATAACCGGTCCGAAGATCGATCTTAGAAAATACGGAAGAACCTTGAAACCGATCAAATAATTCATCGATACGAGGAAGCGGATACTTATTCTTCACGGTGACTCGATTCAACTGTCGATAATCGATACATAAACGTAAGGAACCGTCTTTCTTCTTCACGAATAAAACTGGACTTCCCCACGGTGATGTACTCGGCCGTATAAATCCTTTGTCGAGTAACTCCTCTAATTGAGCTTTCAACTCTTTAAGTTCAAACGGAGCCATTCGATAAGGTGCTAAAGAAATTGGCCTCGTTCCCGACATCAAGTCGACCTCGAATTCGATCTCGCTCTCAGGCGGTATAGATGGTAGCTCTTCGGGAAAAACTTCAAGAAAGTCTCGAGCTACTGGAATATCCGCTAACTGTACTACATCTTTCTGCAGATCATGAACGCTTGCCAAGTAACCTTGGCATCCATCCATAAGAAGTCGATGAGCACGAATACTAGAAATAATCACTACAGGAGATGTACACCAGTCTCCTCTGAAAGTAATCACATCACTAGATGGACTATGAAAAGTCACGATCTTATTACGACAATCCATCCGAGCAAAGTGATGACCGAGCCAATCCATACCTAAAATTACATCAAAATCCGACATCTCGAGTTGTATCAGTCGGCCTTCAACACTCGAGCGTCGATAAGAATCTTGATATCTCTATATATAATATGACTAATAACATCTTTACCCATAGGGGTAGATATAATAAAAGGAGTATATAAAGTACTAGGTACTATCTCGTACATACAAGCAAAATTAGAAGAAACAAAAGAATGAGTTGCACCAGGGTCTAATAAAGCATAAGCCTTAGTAAAGGCAACATAAATTGTACCTTTCACCATCGCATTACTTGTCGATGCTTGTTTACTATTAACTGCTGCGACTATAGCTTTATTCTTCTGATTTTTGCCCCGATTGTTCGCCAGCTAGTGGGCAGTTAGAACGGATATGGCCTTGAATGCCACAATGAAAGCATTTACCCTTCTTCGAAAAATAATCTCGCTCGAAATGATTCGTACGACCACAAATGCCGCACGGATGAGTAATAACATCGGTACACGGACCCGTGAGATGGGTATAACCGTGATAGGCTTCTGATGACTACGCTTATCCTTCTTCTGGTGGTGCTTCTTCATACCCTTATGCCCTTAGAACTTAGGAACAAATCGATGTTGAGATTTGTGCGAAGATGATTCCCCGATATTATGCCTCGGGGGCTGTGATACAGGAACGATGGCAGTACTAGTAGACTTGCTTAAATTCTTCTCGGCTATTCTGGCTACAGCTAAGAGAGCTACAGGATCTCGCTCTCGGTGAGTCGTAACCTGAACTTTAATATCTTGTCCGAGCCCGTGTTCCCATTTATATGCTCGAGCTTCTGAGAGTAGATACGATATAAGTAGCATATTTAGATAAAGCATTAAACTTAGCATCATATTGATCAACCGTCATGTTGCCTTGTGTTAATGCTAAAAATTCGTAGATTCTTGCCTCTCGATAATCCTGAGGCACAAAGCGATCCAGAAATATGACTTTGAATTCATGCCAAGTGGGATCACGACCTTTCTCTCTCCAAGTACGGTCCTCTGTTGCCCACCACCGAAGAGCATAGTCCGTGAAAGAGTACGTGGCAAAAGACACTTTAAATTCAGCTCGAACTCCAAGTACTTTAAAGACGTTCTCGACCTTCTCCACCCAATCATCGACGGAAATAGTATTTGGAAGTCCGCTAAATTTATAATCCAAATGTTTATGAAAGCGATCCAAAGTCTTTCCTCTGTCATCCGATCTATCGAGAATAGCAGCTGCCTCAGCGGCATCTTGTCTTCTCGCAACACCCGAAATCGCATCATTCTGCAACTTCATATTTTCATTAACTTGTTCAAGTGCAGTGAGAAGATGATCGATACGGGGGTCGCCCGTAGAAGGTTGCGAAATACTGGGAGAACTAGCTCTCATTTCTGGAGTGCGGGGCTGCGTCGCCCTCGTAGTTCTGCGAGATGTACTATGCTCGGGGCCTTTCTTCTTTCGAGGAGCCATAGCTCGAATTCCTAAGAAGAAAGGAAAAAGAGATCAACGAAGTTCCTAAAGTCGAATGGAAGTCACGGTCGGTTAATGTTATAATATATATAAGTTTTGAAAATATTTTTGGGAACCACTCATGTTATGGATTGATTTTATGCATGTGCTCGATACCAAGCTGTGGGGACCCGGCTTAGAAATCCTCAATTTTTTTTTATAATAAAATCAATGATCGATTGCCAAGCCGAATTCCCACTAATCGATATTCAATCAATATCATTATTTAAATCATTCAATAATATTGCACGTGCATAATATCAGTTCATAAACAAATATTGTTATGAAAATATAAATACAATATTACAAAATATACATATTAGAGTTTACAAAAATACATTACGGAAAGTAGTGGTAAGTTCCAATTATACAAAATATAATTTAACATAATGAAAACATTATGTTTCATTGAGGTCGTCCCGTATAACCTCGCCATAACACGAGTGGTCACGGTCCCCAAGGAAGCATAATATTAACCTTGATCGTGCTGCGATCCATGACTTACTATACCAAAAATAAGCTGCTACGGAAGATCCGAATATCTACAACTGGATAACTGGAATGATGCGCGTATCTGCAACCAAAAGAAAAAGGTTGTGCATATAATGCAGTATCAGCCCGGATGACAACGAGGGCTGGTAGGTGTTATTAATTAAATCATGATTTTAAAATACGTAGGGGTCAATAATCATTTAAGGGATCTTTCACTTTGCAAATTAGGTAATTTAAGAGGTTGTATTCACATTTGCAGATTATAATCATGTGTATAAATATATACATATAGTAAATACTAAATATGAGAATCAAACAAGAACACATACATATTTAGCTATATATATATATATATGTATTCCAAAATTATAAATCTATAATATATATAAAAATCAATATGCATGCATGAACACACGACGATATCAATAAATATGGCAAGCACAATAAATCATGTAATGAACAATGACACATATCAGTTATGCAGCTCGACACTACATAACTTATCATATAATATATCTGGACGTCCGTTACCTTGTACTCATGACAAGGTTTGTCAAGACGATATGTCCGCTACTTAGCCCGACCGATGGCATTTCGCAAGAGGTCGTAAAAAGAAAAATGGGTATGGGATGCGACCGGAGAACACAAGCTACACAGTGAGGTAGCCGTAATCATATATGGTTGAGGGAGGGTTAGGCCTCCAGGAATCATATACCCCTTGGCACCTAACTGAGTTCTAAGTAGTCGGGATGGCGAGTCCTAATATAAAGTCACAAGGCTTGTACCAGCCAAGGAAAATAGTCCATCTCCTCAATACCTAACGCGTCCTAGTACGGAATGCAAGTTAGGCTGGGATGAAACCCCAATCAATGAATGGTGAACTCAGTTGGTGTGGCCCAATAATATTGGAACCATAGTGGCCAAGTGGCCCTACCAATGTCCAAGTTACCAAGGACGGTTACATTTCACCGGCCCCCATACCCCTCCACCTGCGCACACACGTTAGTACCATGCACTATACCACTTCAATATTTATTTAATTTCATTTTAATATCAATATCAATATCATATCCTTTAGTGGTTTATGCGTGCAAATACTAACATTTAAAAATGCACATAAAGTTCACATAAGCGAAAGGTACTAAGACCTGTGTCATTATGTTGTTCTCGTAGTTGTCCATATATAATATAATATGACGAATAATGTCTATGTACATTATATACATAATAGTTTGTCCCATTATTAATTAATTATATATCATATAAGTTGAATGGGATAGTAATTGTTTAGTCCATTGGGCCTTAGGCCCGCTTGAATTAAAATTCAAGTACGTGGGTAAATAGTACCCGAATGAGATTATGATCGCATATCTCATTAAATATTCATCATTGAATTATTATATTAATATTTTGGACATCTATTTAAAATATTAAATCAATTCGGGTCATTTGGCAAATTTCCAAAAAATGCCTTAAACCCTCCCGAGTGGGCGCCTCGTGGGCTCACGCGGGTTAAATTAATTAATTTAATTATTTTTGGACTTAATAATTAATTAATTAATTAAATAAAATCATCGTTAAAATTCGTGGTGATTAAATTATTTATTAAATAATGATCGGATTAAAATTCGAAATTAGATTTTAAGGCGCGTGACGGGTACCTCGCACCAATTGGGTCCGCTTAATAATTA
This genomic interval from Nostoc sp. GT001 contains the following:
- a CDS encoding reverse transcriptase family protein encodes the protein MDWLGHHFARMDCRNKIVTFHSPSSDVITFRGDWCTSPVVIISSIRAHRLLMDGCQGYLASVHDLQKDVVQLADIPVARDFLEVFPEELPSIPPESEIEFEVDLMSGTRPISLAPYRMAPFELKELKAQLEELLDKGFIRPSTSPWGSPVLFVKKKDGSLRLCIDYRQLNRVTVKNKYPLPRIDELFDRFQGSSVFSKIDLRTGYHRIRVKDADVMKTAFRTRYGHFEFIVMPFGLTNAPTVFMALMNRVFQPYLDRFVVVFIDDILVYSRSDSEHEEHLATVLGVLREQRLYAKLSKCEFWLKSVAFLGHVISATGIAVDPSKIQAIENGRDRQP
- a CDS encoding retrotransposon gag family protein — translated: MRASSPSISQPSTGDPRIDHLLTALEQVNENMKLQNDAISGVARRQDAAEAAAILDRSDDRGKTLDRFHKHLDYKFSGLPNTISVDDWVEKVENVFKVLGVRAEFKVSFATYSFTDYALRWWATEDRTWREKGRDPTWHEFKVIFLDRFVPQDYREARIYEFLALTQGNMTVDQYDAKFNALSKYATYIVSTLRSSSI